Part of the Zingiber officinale cultivar Zhangliang chromosome 6A, Zo_v1.1, whole genome shotgun sequence genome, TGCAATGGGTCCAAAGACCAGTAGCAGTCCTTTTGAATTTCCATTAGATTTTGGGAAGTTGTATCCACTTGTTGCCTGAATGGTCTTGTAGGGAAAATGGGAATTCTGCTTTGAAGGCACTCCTTAATCATTGTAACTTTTCCTTTGCATGTTAGAGTGCTGATTTGCTGTTGTCCGTGGTAGCGGAGAAAGCCGAGCCTTTGACCGCCTCTTCATCTTCTCTAGAGGTGGATCCACTTCTCAAGGATTTAACAGAGAAAAAGTTGATCTTTAAGAAGAACGTAGCTACGCTGGCAGCTGAGCTGAAAGATGTCCGGCGCTGCTTGGTTTTGCAGGAGCAGTCTTTTACGAAAGAGGCCCATGCTAGGAAGGTAGGTTTTGATTGTAGTTTTGTAGATCAGGTTTGGTGGATGCCTCGGTGGAGGATGAAATTGTGAAGTCCCGGACAGGTAGCAGAGATGAGAGCAAGGAGCATGGAAGAGGAAATTGGCCGGTTGTAGATGTGCTTGCAAGAGAAGGATGAGAAGCTCAATGCAACCTTGAGTACCACTCAGCAGGTAAAAGCATTAGAAGTTTTATGGTAGATCCTGCCTTGAGCGATGGCTAAAACAATGTGGAAAGAATGTTGGAAAGGTACTTATCTGACTTCTGAAACTAGAATCCAATTTCCAATTAaattatgcatttttttttaatttttataacgtATCTATTTGTTAATTCTTATTGACACAATTTGGCAGTGTCCTCAATGTAGTAAGAAGTTTAGGCGAAAAGAAATTGTTAATCTTTATGCACAAGTGATTGTTGTACCTAATGCTGATCTAGAAAAGGTTGCATCTCTTTCTACACTACAAGATCTATTTATTCATGTTGTCTAAATGCTGAATAATTTGGTCATCTTCAGGAAGTGCAATGTTTAAAGAAGGAAAACATGTCTCTTAAAATAGAGGTAAGATTAGAGGACTCATTGTTCTCTATGTGTTGTATTCTGTGTATTTTTTGTTCCTTTTTTTATTTGTAACCATTGGATATTGATATCGtaatctttttatttttcctttatctTATCCAGTGCGTTTTATAAACTGCTCAACATTCTCTTTTTTAGTTTTTATATAAAAACATCAACCATGTATCTTGCATGTGAACTCAACAAACCATTTTCATTGGGTAAAATGAACATTTCAAAACTATTATACCTTGTGATTAGTACAAGCCATTATATAATTGGTAGACGATTCGATTATCAATTTATCTGGAAATGTATATGCAAATGTTCCTACAAAGAAAAATCCAGTTGCTTATGCACTATTTAACGTTATTAACTTGATCTATAGCTCTTTCCTTAGGAATGAAACCTTTGGATGGCAATAGGAATGAATAAAGTAACTGCATTGTTCCAATGAGTGAGGAGCTTTTAGCATTTGatcataaaaagtattttacatgttaataaaattccCAGTTTGTTAAAGTCTAAGTCAATGCTAGCTTGGAATTTTGTTAACATATTAAATCCTTTATGTGGCATATGCTATAAAGCTCCTCACTCCATAAGCCTGTGAAGCCACGTTAAACAGTGTATGTTGATGCATTTTATAACAATGATGGTTATCATTAGGGCCTTatgttgcatttttttttttgctggaaTAGGCAAATTATATCTTTTAGTCATTGGTGTATTATTGTTGCTTTAGCATAAACCCATTAGTTTAACTTAGTCTGGGTCaactaattgaattaaattaatatatGCCGAAATACATTGTTTGACTtgcatatttctaatttgactgaCCCTTAGGAAGCTTGCATTCACATGGATGCATGTGCTTCTCTTTATAATATATTTTCTGAGGGATATTTTGAATGAACATTAGGATATCTGAGAATGTGAAAAATTATCATATATGTAATTTGAAAGAATTTACCCAGtgtattttcttattattttttatgtttttattgttTGTACAGAGAAATGTATTGCTCAAGGAGATTAATAAGCAAAAGGTGATTTCATCCTGCAGTCAGTTGCATGTAGCATCTTCTTATCATTTTTCATCATTGGAGAGTCATCCTAAGAAATTGTAGTAACATGACTAGCAAAATGTCATGTCATTGGCTATTTTGTTATAAGTTTTCCTGCAAATTTGTTGTGCATATGAATTGTGTGCATTCGGTAGTCTCTGGATAGTGGATCTCATGTTTTACCTTAAGGGTTATGTTAGATATTTTCTTGCCTATTTTATGAATAGGATATTCTACAGAGTTGGAACCAAAGCCTATctaaatttgtcttgacttatttgattatgattttttCCCCATTATTTGCACCTAGAAATATTTCTGTAATTTGTACCCACAGCTCCTACATGGATCCATAGCTAAATAGgatttggatgcatatgatttttattatatgAAATATAATTGACTTAATGTGTATACCAAATTTCTCTTGTTTGTGATAAGCTGCTTTTCCAACATGAGTGTATTACTTTTGTAACTTGGTGTCAATTCCAATTATttcaaagtgaaaaaaaaaatcaaggatggatctatatttcttttaccTGCATATTTATAGAGTGAGCTAGAGCTACATGAAGCACGGGTAATGGGAATAGATGGATCCAGTCACATTGTAATAGTCTCAAGAAAGTCCCCTGGAATTGAACGAGAGCATGTCCTTGACAAGGTAAATCTTCACTCTCAGAGCACTCATGttgaaacttaaaaaaattatgattCATAACATGTAAAAGTGTTGCAATCCATTAATGTTTCTTGAATGCCACCACTAAGTTCATAATTTGTCACTTCCTCTTGAAACTGAATCTGGCTTTTCTTGTAGGTTGGCTGGGATGAGTCAACTTCTGGAGAGAGGCAGCCAAGAGTCTCTCTTTGGGAGATTGAGCCTTTAACAACGTTTCCAATGTATCCATCTTCCTTTCCACTTAGGCTCAAGCGCCCTTGGCCTTCTGACTTGCCCTCACTACATGGTACTTATCATGTTTGCTTGCTGAATCTTAACTAAACAGGTATGAACTCCTTGCTACTGCCATCTCACTTCTGTCACCTATATGTTTAGGTGGGAGAGATGATCTTATGTGGCTTCGAGATGGAGACAGAGCAATCCAGTCTTTGAATTTCCAGGGATTCTGTAATCAGACGTTTACCGAGTGCTATTTCAAAAGCTGGAAATATGAGTGGCTGAAGGGGAAGAGAACACTagggaagatttagttaaatctctgcacagagcaagaaggatagcgttggcaccagtaagaagaatatttgtgtattatctattaccttttgatgttgtaagaaaaatagttatgtgtaatttgtggatactgacttgatgtgcacaatatctattatctttttatgttgtaagaaaaatatttatgtgttggttatatggatattgacttggtgtgtttagatacatcggtgcatttttatttgtgattttcatagtgaattaataatattaacttaattttatgatttgcttggtgataaaATTGGGTTTTCATtatttcggaaatcgaatttaggtcattaaacaatactgatattacatcgattttccaccgctgcaaaaccggtgtcattaaccaatattacatcaGTTGTATACCGCTgctaaaactggtgttattaacatataatattacatcggttttacacccgatgtcgttaagtgatactacatcgattataacccgatgtctaaaatgaaagaccttttacatcgccttcatagacatcggtcgaaaatgtaatagacatcgatggaaaaccgatgtctatgagggtttttgttgtagtgcttgtAATTGGATCATAACAAGTGaacatctctacatgtgtaattatgaatgtattcaAATCTTCCTAATCGACAAATTGATGTGTTTGAATATCATCGATTCTGTAAGACTAACAAAGGTTACACTCCTTGATCTAACTAAATATCTGCTCTTCACTGGCTTGAGACATTaggatgtcaagagttaaacgtggatgctagttatgataactagttcattgaagtGATCTGCTGTAAGATttcatatggttatctacatatatagatatgccAATGAAGCTCTACTACAGCTCGAGTGCAaatttcctttgacttgaggtattaAAGTCATCTTggtatggagacttatactttggcatcttaagcaagcatctctttGTAGGTGTGGACCTGGgataattgggtataagttgaagtgcacGAAGGTATTTGAATAGTCAACAAAGGATTCACCACTCTTTATAAGGAGATGTATATCCTATGACCTCTTGTTAGGATTATTATTTAAAAGTCTTTAGCCAAAGTATTACATGTTAAAAGTATGGTACTATTAAACACATGTCTGAGTAATTTGAATATGCAAtatgagaaagtattacttgaactaggtgtgatgtagtcaacctagtgggaacTGACATATAAactatgtcctgaaccaagtggatataaaacgaaaaagaaacaaggcaagactcaCTGTAGTTGCTGAAAGATTCAGAAGAAGTTCTGGAATCAATTATGATTTTCtggttaattggggatcatgatgttctactaggtgtcactcatgatcgattCATAATAAATGGTTAATTATAGTCAACTAACATAAATcgggaacctataaggtcacacataCTATGAGTTTATCTGAAAGAcataaaatgagtttgagaattggattctcaGATCGAGAGAGACTAAGTTAATTAGTTGAACTAGATAAATGACAAATATGAAAAGTTATTTGTCAAAATGGAAGCACAGATGAGTCATGTCTTTTAAAGATGAGTTGAATCCTTTTTGGTTTAATTATAAAGCAAATaggattgtttttaattaaaagagaTTTGGTTATTAAATCAAGTGGTTTGGTTTAAAACAAAAGTGTTTTGTCATTGAACCAAGATGATTTAGTCTTGAACTAATGGTAATGGGGTGGGTTGCTTTGGTTTATTGGATTTAGGAGATGAGGAGGTTATAAATATCCTGCCATCGAAAAGCAACTCAGACCcatttaattaaacctaaaggTTAGGTTTTTGGGATTGCTTCTCCTAGGCATCGCCTCCCAAGTGGAATCCAAATTTCTTCAACGTTTGGAGGTTGCTCCAACTACGTTGAATTCCAAGGTTAATCAGTCCAACGTGTTGAACAGCAACATGCAAATTGCTTCAACGTTTGGAGGTTGCTCCAAGTTGCTGTTTTGGAGGCTCCAAGTTGCTGCTCATGTTGCTCCACGTTGCTTGCTTGGAGGCTCCAAGTTGCTGATTGGTTGCTGTTATGCAACAAACAGCTCCTAATGTTGCTGTTATAGCACAATGTGAACAGCAACGAACAGCTTATCACGTTGTTGCTTGGAACATGAAGTTGTTTATTTCAACCAAGTGGCTCCAGCAGATTGGCTGCTGCCCGGGGCAAGGCTGAAATTTGTTCAGCCGGCCAGATATTGCAAGCACCCGGCTGAATTGGTTCAGCCGTTGGGCCTGCTGCCATTCACCTCGCTGGGTACAGTCAGATTGCCTTGTGTCGCTAGGTATCAAGTCGAGACGTGATCCCTCTCTCGGATCGCTTTGTCTCCCTACTTCAGCTAGTACCGAAGCAGAGACAAGATTCATGACTTAGAGAAGTTGTCTCGAAAATAACTTTAGCATAGATATGAGTAGAGGCAAACTTCGTTAACTTGCTCATTTATTCCAAAGGAGCCTAGCCTTGTGAGACAAGCAAACGCTTCTACCAAGTTCAATAACGAACTCGCAGGTATAattcaattttgtaaaattttattatgtggTTATACTAGCACCTGCTTGTATCATAGCGGCATGTGATGTGTGTATctaataatttagaattattgTCTGCTGCTGTACATGTTTTGTGAAATGTCTAAAGTACTCATGGCATCGGGTCACCAACAACAGTGGTGAAGCACGAGGGGAAACTGAGGTTTGATGGAGTGGTTTGATGGCTTGGAGAGGAGTTATAGAGGAGTGGGAGACTACGGATCCTATGGACAACGCTACTCTCGAAACCGTGAGGAAGGAACTTTTGGACTTGGAAAGGAAAATCAACCAAATTAAGGAGATCTTGTGGCGGAATCAGGTGGGTTGAATTTATAGAAAGAGTGGAGGTGTATGGTGGTGGTGTCGTGTGTGGTGTCCTGTCAAGTGGCGACACATGGAATTGGAGACGCCGGTGAGGAGGTGGGCTAAATCGGTGAAGATCTATCGCGACGGAGCCAACAACGTTGCTTGGTGATGTGGTGGAGAGGCGTAGGCGGCGGTTAGGCAACGATGGGGTGGAGGAAGAAAATAAATCGAGGAGGTGTTGtgtttcttttaattaattatttatttatgttaatatcTTGAGATAGTTTTAATGTGGTGaattgagttaagttaggttctatgtgtatttgatgtattgtgtctaagtgtacaggaacttatgAGCACAAGAAGTCCAGCGAAAGACgatacgggagagagtcgacgagcttaGTGTGTCTGAGCAATGAGGTGTTGTAGAAGAGTACGCTagtagatgagaaggaagcgcgcgacatttctaagggacgagaagatAGAGCAGAAGCTTGTTTGAGGAGAAGACCGAAAGATGAGTTCGGGGTGAGCCCAATTCTAaatggacgaaatcacccaagcgatcagagCAGCGGAAAGGTAAATAGAGCTGCTAGAGGCACTCTCAATAgcgttgaaggtgccctcaagccTTTttggtggaaggcaccttcaatccctTGAAAGCGCCTTCACGCCTTATGGAGGCTCCTTCAAACCTTTAAAGGCGCCTTCGACTGGGCAAACAATAATCGTTAGTGAAGATAGAGTGTATCCTCGCACGAATAAAACTTGtcatgttggaggcgccttcaagcctattGAAGCGCCTTCCAACCTCAAATAgaattttccaggggctataaaaagatccctgtGTTAGGAAATATTTAATAACTCACGTATTCATTTCCTAACAACTttctagaggctataaaaagacccctgtgTAAGAGGCTTCCCTGCCTTCgccgaaggagatctttagtgcttttttttgtcttggattaataaccacctagattgtaaccaagtaactttctttgcctctttattttattagttgttaaattgCTTTAggttaattgtgctactaatcatgtttgaaagatcgagaaaggtccattttaaatttacaagcaattccccccccccccccccccctccccgtGTCGACTGCTGTTacagtgtatactgaaagcctaagcttttgtaaatatttattttgaataaagaatcacatttggtcaaattatctacatttatttgtagttattcaattaatttatattgtagataacatagtatgtggtgtcacatacagaagataatattatcagtaccttataaattataaacagtagctcacgaccaaaatggaaagaaacaaaccattggaaggtcgtagtgtaattatgtattagtttatcttaactatataattacactaatacacttagagtgtattgagtagaatcatcagaggttgtttcttttatactgactttataaaagaacaaagacctcagtcattatggaagtgtgtactcttaatcataatataataacaagcacatatatttgatatttatttctttaatttatcaatgggtgagatttagtttgataaatcaataagtccgataagttgggaaatgatatcacttatagtgtgtgttgttgattatagaaggaaactgtgtcctagtgatctatgttgataatgtccccaagaagagctcataaggattgtcatgttaaaccttgcaggtggacttagtccgacatgacgataaggttgagtggtactattcttggactaagatattaattaaatgagttgttagtaactcacttaattagtggacattcgacatcttaaacacagggagactaacacactcataataaggagcccaaaaatgtaatttgggattggtgcggtagttcaataatagttctctagtggaatgaattattattgataaaattaagttgtgtgttcgaggcgaacacgggatgtttaattttatcaggagaccaaaatcaattcctcctctcggtccctatcatagcctcttatttatagagtactatacccacctatacccaccttcatgcccatgttgtaggggccggccaagctagcttgtggatcaagctagggccggccaagccttggtccatgggtggccgaccctagcttgaacccaagcgtaggtggccgaccctattaaattaaaaaagaattttaattttaaaattttcttatatgaaagatataatttattggagagattaaaaattaaaatatctcttttataaggttctacaaaagattaaagaaagggattaaatctctttccttatttgtagattggaaagatattttatttttcttctttataaattattcacatgttgaaaaattaaaattatagagatttatttttatcaaccatcaagggattttaaagggaaattttattttttttaaatttctgaagacaaataaggaattttaattgttgattgaaaatgaCCTTGtgtgctctccatgaggtggtcgaccatgatatgatcaattaggatattttatttaatttttcttaattaattaatgtcaaggaaatttaaggaaattttattgtaattaaatttccttatttgccaaagccaaggattataaaagagggggttttgggtgccttcaaggtgaacaacctctattattttctccctcttttcttccttggggtggccagctcttccctttctcttctctccatctttgtggctgaAACTCTtctctctcttggagatcaaggagtggccggattctagcttggagaagaaggagagaaagcttgcatcccttggagcattggtagtggtttctcttcatccttgaaggtgctcttgttgtggccgaaccttgcaaggaggagaagaaggtgctttggtggtttctcatctcggaagatcgttacccacacaacgtctgaggttagaagaggaatacggtagaagagctagaggtttttgcttgcaaaagaaatggtatactagtatttaatttccgcatcatactagttttattttttttgaaaaaataccaaatacaagaggcatgcgattctagtatttcaaatttgttttcgatgttgtgttcttttgtttttcttttccttgtgatatgattgttctttttggttgacctaaagttatttaagaaaattaaatattagctttccttaaaaggctttgtctaggcggtggtggttgttcccatatccaagaaggccatgtgcctcgccatgcagttatggaagccaattttggaaattaatatttaatggaattaagaacctaggtgatttggatcgaacgtgttaagtttcgcaggagatccaagtctaaacctaaaagaacaaataaattaaactttggatcaaacgtgttaagtttcgcaggtgatccatgtttaatttaaaagaacacatggtagctcggaaaaggttcagacctttgtacaaaatttttgtacagtggaaccattaggttttccgagtaacaaccaacaactggtatcagagccatggttttgcctctgtgtatttggtattagtttaattgtgcacatgtcatacataatttaggcaggttaatagtaggatgtgctaactttgtggatgcaggatccaactattatgacttatagttattatgtgtgtgattggacccatggacatgtcaagggcattttattgtgtgtgcatgattgtattataaaatacagcaggagctgtatttagttttattaggattttattttttgatctagttacatgtacattccttcgaggaatataagatcgaaaaatgtaaaattctatgtatgtcgtggatcgaatcttgcaaggcgtggaatcttttgaggaccagaggcgcagcggaacaaggaccaagatggatgcgacaactagacccggtggcagtggccaaagatggcagcagctagggttggcgatacacggaggacaacaatagataaaagtcataatagttgaaaattagtttttctatttattgctttttatgctgtgactgtgtgtgcttgttagtatgcatgttaagtaggctagcatagtcaaaattcctcactttaaataactaagtgggagagagatttatttttaaaataaattccacggtctccattactggtttataagtgatgcaacaagcttgtgcgttggctctgagtgccttcctccatatcggatgagcttgtttgcggatcactagattaaacttccattttggataactataggaagttaattaagagcgcgtgatcttccccatcggaaggggcacaatcttattaatggacttagtgtcaagtaatggtatacacttaggcatgtctaatagtatcctccccatcggagtcactgctattattcgtgtgaccaaaggaaaccaactattaattttatttgtcaaaaagttaggttgacaagataataaaattaatgggttaaaccctccttttacaaatgttgaatttgtatacgtccacactatcgtggcatacaaaattcacggtggtttgaggtgttggttaatttaaaatagtattatttgaggaatcaatattattctaaatttagagttctgaccaaaagttatttgcgattcttaggatgactttcaacccactggccatcatactaaaagagaatagacttactggtcctaactacatagattggaaaaggaatatggacattgttcttattgctgaaagctacaagtttgtactgactgagccttgccctgatacacccaatggtgaatctacccaagaggagattgagtatcataggaaatgggtaaaagcagatgagatggcgcggtgttacattttggcttcaatgtcaaatgtattgcaacattagcatcaagatttaccaacagcctatgatattatgaacaatctcaaggaactctttggtcactaggatcgggcctctaggcaagaatccatgagaaagataatgatggccaccatgcaagagggtactcccatgagggatcatatcctaaagatgatgcccaagaagccatgagaaagataatgatggccactatgcaagagggtactcccgtgagggatcatatcctaaaaatgatggcttatctaaatgaaatacaaatccagatcgatatgatcctccaaacgctacctagaagttttgagcaattccgcctgaattacaatatgaataaaagggtatattcattggcagaactactgacagaacttcaggcagcagaaggtttgtttcgtcacaattctcagattcactatgctgaaaatggttctacttctaaaccgaaaggaaagaagaacaagaaacaagttggctcagcaaagaaagtgaataaatctcagagtacaggacctaaagctggaatgaagaagccgaagggcaagtgcttcatctgcaagcagtcagggcattggaagccggactgtcctcgtagtaatcaaaacaacaaaggtatatctcatgctctggttgttgaaacatgtttagcggtgttatctacc contains:
- the LOC121996887 gene encoding uncharacterized protein LOC121996887 isoform X1; this translates as MSLKIERNVLLKEINKQKSELELHEARVMGIDGSSHIVIVSRKSPGIEREHVLDKVGWDESTSGERQPRVSLWEIEPLTTFPMYPSSFPLRLKRPWPSDLPSLHGGRDDLMWLRDGDRAIQSLNFQGFCNQTFTECYFKSWKYEWLKGKRTLGKI
- the LOC121996887 gene encoding auxin response factor 17-like isoform X2, which produces MSLKIESELELHEARVMGIDGSSHIVIVSRKSPGIEREHVLDKVGWDESTSGERQPRVSLWEIEPLTTFPMYPSSFPLRLKRPWPSDLPSLHGGRDDLMWLRDGDRAIQSLNFQGFCNQTFTECYFKSWKYEWLKGKRTLGKI